The Streptomyces sp. NBC_01775 genome includes a region encoding these proteins:
- a CDS encoding aldehyde dehydrogenase family protein: protein MKTLQNLIGGSWEDSLGDALLDVVNPATEDVIAHIPGGSPEDIGRAVAAAERAQPAWAALPVAERVARISAWADTVAGHAEELAELECREMGKPVGVGRTFIEGAVAGLKASAAQALSYSFEETVDHPDGSSTRLLRHPLGAAAVITPWNFPVTMVLGALGPLLAAGNTVVVKPSERSPLSAVRLFELLDLPPGVVNLVLGDARAGAPLAEHERIQLVHFTGSVEAGRQVGARTGDMLRRAVLELGGKDPVVIDSGVDPVSTAAAVAFGAFINTGQICTSMERVYVHQDVADEFVAALVEEAEAYAFGDGHDEGVMMGPLVDERQRGIVRRHVADAVERGATIRAGGAEPDGKGFFYPATVLTGVDESMLVMSEETFGPLAPVVVVSSFEEGLERASRSRFGLGATVYTDDPAHMAAAARIPAGVVWINQWQGGGPERLYEPAGDSGLGATGSTAAYDAATRPASVHLAARSAS, encoded by the coding sequence GTGAAGACCTTGCAGAATCTGATCGGCGGCAGTTGGGAGGACTCCCTGGGTGACGCGCTGCTCGATGTCGTCAACCCCGCGACCGAGGATGTCATCGCCCACATCCCCGGCGGCTCACCGGAAGACATCGGGCGAGCGGTGGCCGCGGCCGAACGGGCCCAGCCCGCATGGGCGGCCCTGCCGGTGGCCGAACGCGTCGCCCGCATCTCGGCCTGGGCCGACACGGTGGCCGGGCACGCGGAGGAGCTGGCCGAACTGGAGTGCCGGGAGATGGGCAAGCCGGTCGGCGTCGGCCGCACCTTCATCGAGGGAGCGGTCGCCGGTCTCAAGGCGTCGGCCGCCCAGGCACTGTCGTACAGCTTCGAGGAGACGGTCGACCACCCCGACGGCAGCTCGACACGGCTGCTTCGCCATCCCCTGGGGGCCGCCGCGGTGATCACGCCGTGGAATTTTCCGGTCACCATGGTTCTCGGCGCGCTGGGCCCGCTGCTGGCAGCCGGCAACACCGTCGTCGTCAAGCCCTCGGAGCGGTCGCCGCTGTCGGCCGTACGGCTCTTCGAACTGCTGGACCTGCCGCCCGGCGTGGTGAATCTGGTTCTTGGCGACGCACGTGCCGGAGCACCGCTGGCCGAGCACGAGCGGATCCAGCTCGTGCACTTCACCGGGTCCGTCGAGGCGGGCCGGCAGGTCGGCGCGCGCACCGGCGACATGCTGCGCCGCGCGGTCCTCGAACTCGGCGGCAAGGACCCCGTCGTCATCGACTCGGGGGTCGACCCCGTCTCGACGGCGGCGGCCGTCGCGTTCGGCGCCTTCATCAACACCGGTCAGATCTGCACGTCCATGGAACGCGTCTACGTGCACCAGGACGTCGCCGACGAGTTCGTCGCCGCCCTGGTGGAGGAGGCGGAGGCCTACGCCTTCGGCGACGGTCACGACGAAGGCGTCATGATGGGGCCGCTGGTCGACGAGCGTCAGCGCGGCATCGTCCGGCGCCACGTCGCGGACGCCGTCGAGCGCGGTGCGACGATCCGCGCGGGAGGAGCCGAGCCGGACGGCAAGGGCTTCTTCTACCCGGCCACGGTGCTCACCGGTGTGGACGAGTCGATGCTGGTGATGAGCGAGGAGACCTTCGGTCCGCTCGCGCCGGTCGTGGTCGTCTCCTCCTTCGAGGAAGGCCTGGAGCGCGCTTCCCGGTCCCGCTTCGGGCTCGGCGCGACGGTCTACACGGACGACCCCGCTCACATGGCCGCCGCCGCCCGGATTCCCGCGGGCGTCGTCTGGATCAACCAGTGGCAAGGCGGTGGCCCCGAGCGCCTGTACGAACCGGCCGGTGACAGCGGGCTGGGCGCCACGGGATCGACCGCGGCCTATGACGCGGCCACCCGCCCGGCCTCCGTCCACCTCGCCGCGCGGAGCGCCTCGTGA